The window attttgatAACCTCTAAAGAAAggaaaattttaaatacaGTATAGCCATTGAACATTTAATgattaatttatattcctatttaaaatgaaatgtttttcttcattttttttttattctttttcttatatatatatatatatatatatatatatatatatatattttaaatgcACTTATTGCgcataaaaaaaatttttttttctttttttttgggaCGGTAATTATGTAGCTTTTACATTAAcattaaaagatataaatattatattctccacatatatatatatatatatatatatatttatttatttatttatatgttttttttttgttgtccacatttttttaaaaagtaacccataaaaattaaacattttcctataaatatatgtgcATATATTCAAAACGATTGAGATACAGATTAATTCAacatatatcttttttttttctcacattaatttttcttttttggTAAACAAAATATCACAAAAGCATAATTCTATATGAAGATTTTTTATgacaaaataaataattagAGAAAGtgtttaaaaatatatatttataagtTCCACAATAATAAACgcaaatataaataaataaataaaaatatatatatatatatatatatatatatgtatatataattacaggttgtaatattatataaaattttgcatatgttatattaacataaatatcattattaacacattttaaatgtttataagaaaaaaaaaaatagttTTAATAGATGaaaagttttttttttttttttttaaaatttacaTAAACATAAATGACTAAACAGGATAAGcattattaattaatttgtttatatatatatatataatttcatttcattgtcactttttatactttattcttaatatctttcttattttttttatttttcttttccttcTTTCCTTCCTTATctttcttatattttttattttttttatttatttccttattgtttattttaaaatgttcCTTTTTTTTGGGAACATTTAATGTTTGTTgttctttttcatttttatgtttattaatattttctttctttttctttttctttttctttttctctttctttttatttgtcaatttattatttttgttgaTTTCAACATTTTGATGGTTTGTTAGATTTGGTTGTTGGTTAAGATTTGTTTctgatatattattaagattatcattttgttgttttttttttttttttcctttgtctttgtttttcttttttttatttgaattattatctttattagTAAATACTGCGTCGGATCTTTTGATTAGTTTGGCTATAAAGAAGTTATCATGATTATGTTTATGTAAATAGATTCTTTTACATAAGGAGATTTTGCTTGAGAATTGTTTTTTCCTATATTGAGTTATTCCAGGGTCACctatattaatatgtgTTGGTAATAAATTCACATCTCTTTTTTTGagtatataatttatgaCTTGTTCATTTTCTTCTACACTTATACTACAAGTAGAATATACAATAATTCCtccattttttaaaagattaattgcattatttaaaagtattttttgtttttgaGCAAGATCtcttatttcttttatagTTTTTCTTCTTGcagttttatttttattaacaaCACCTGTACCACTACATGGAGCAtctaataaaattttatcaAATTGAAATGTTAAATGtttttgaatttttaaAGCATCTATACACGTGACGATTAGATTATTTATTCCCATTCTTGAAGCATGTGCTTCTATAGCTTTACAtcttaatttatttatatcatttgCATAAACAACTCctctattttttttaaggGTACACATGAAAGTACATTTTCCACCTGGTGCAGCACACATATCTAAGACCATATCATCTTcttgtatatttaattcaAGAACTGGGATAAGAGATGAAGATGattgtataatataataaccATAAAGATATTCATTTAATGAACCGACATTAGTATTAACATCTTTTATAGTTATTCCTACATTATTCCATGATTCTCCTTCTTGTACTGACACATTTTgatttttcaaaattttaataagaTTATTTcttgttatttttaatgtatTTGTTCTTAAATGTATTTCTTTAGGcatgttatttatttcaagaaaaagataaagttcttttatatcaaatatataatataaatatttaatcATTTCTTTAgaatattcataataataagtataataaaaaagtagTTCATTAATAATTGTAGATCGTTctattttaatattatttttctttgtatcatttaataatattaataaatatttcatcCTATCTTCAATATCTTCATTCTTCATAAgtttttcatttttgtaTACTCCAATTTgattatgataaatattttcttttttatttatatatattttcttcatccTTTTTGTTAAACCGAGTGATTTTCCATCGatctttttcatataaCCTTCATCACTACCTTCGTcatctttatatttattttcctcattataattatcatctTCATTAAATGTTTCATCTTCATTAAATGTTTCCtcttcattatatttatcgTCGTCATGTTGACTAGCCAAATCGTCATAACTCATATTATCACTTGATAGAGAATCTTCTATACCTTCCTCATCATTGTCTAGTTCttcatcttcatcatcttcaatattatcataacTATTTGAAGCATATTCTTCTTCATCAGTATTATTTAATACAAAATTATCATTGTCAAACAGGTTAAGGGTTTTTTCCTTATAttcatcttcatcatttttGTTATCATTTAATGCCTCAGCGTTTgacatattattaaaataaaagcaaaatatatatatatatatatatatatatatatatatatttatatattaatatttatattaatttatataagaatTCCCAGAGAAGGAAACTATACATTcataaatatgtaatatatatatatatatatatatatatatatatatatataaatatatatttttttttttttttttttttttgcNNNNNNNNNNNNNNNNNNNNNNNNNNNNNNNNNNNNNNNNNNNNNNNNNNNNNNNNNNNNNNNNNNNNNNNNNNNNNNNNNNNNNNNNNNNNNNNNNNNNNNNNNNNNNNNNNNNNNNNNNNNNNNNNNNNNNNNNNNNNNNNNNNNNNNNNNNNNNNNNNNNNNNNNNNNNNNNNNNNNNNNNNNNNNNNNNNNNNNNNNNNNNNNNNNNNNNNNNNNNNNNNNNNNNNNNNNNNNNNNNNNNNNNNNNNNNNNNNNNNNNNNNNNNNNNNNNNNNNNNNNNNNNNNNNNNNNNNNNNNNNNNNNNNNNNNNNNNNNNNNNNNNNNNNNNNNNNNNNNNNNNNNNNNNNNNNNNTACTAATATctatgaaaaaaatgaattaataaaattaattatgtatacatggaaataagaaaagaaaagaaaaaaaaaaagtaataaaataaaatagttgtttataaatatatacaattatatataatatttaattatttttataatatttatgaatacagaaagaaaaaaaaaaaaaaaaaaaaaaaaagatattttgTAGATATGTAAAACAAGGctatatattaataaatattaagctaatatattattatgtaaataaatatatattatatatatatatgttcatataaccaaataacaaaatgtttacaaaataaataaaaactaAATCGATgatttattcttataaaataaaaaatgaatgaatagatatttataaaaaaatatattggaataaaatatttatataaaaaataaaaaaaataatttatagGTGTAAAgtgaaaaatatttgagAACATATTTTACATCACAAAGATGTGTCATTGTTTTGGTTTcagttatatatatatatatatatatatatatatttgatatcttttaaaacatattaatgaatatatataatttttaattttaataataaaataaaataaagaggacataaaaatttttaaaattaaatttatatttgtattcGTTTCTCTTATCCTAAAAATGTATAAGCGTTGATAATTTAATCATTGAAACCTTcttacaaaaaattaaaagtCATTAGAGGAaataaagaacaaaatggatatatataaataaataaataaataaatatatatatatatatatatatatgatgtaacgaatttgtaatatatatttatagcTCCTTACTAATATGAACACTTATAAATCATTCAATCaatcatttatttaatatatatatatatatatataNNNNNNNNNNNNNNNNNNNNNNNNNNNNNNNNNNNNNNNNNNNNNNNNNNNNNNNNNNNNNNNNNNNNNNNNNNNNNNNNNNNNNNNNNNNNNNNNNNNNNNNNNNNNNNNNNNNNNNNNNNNNNNNNNNNNNNNNNNNNNNNNNNNNNNNNNNNNNNNNNNNNNNNNNNNNNNNNNNNNNNNNNNNNNNNNNNNNNNNNNNNNNNNNNNNNNNNNNNNNNNNNNNNNNNNNNNNNNNNNNNNNNNNNNNNNNNNNNNNNNNNNNNNNNNNNNNNNNNNNNNNNNNNNNNNNNNNNNNNNNNNNNNNNNNNNNNNNNNNNNNNNNNNNNNNNNNNNNNNNNNNNNNNNNNNNNNNNNNNNNNNNNNNNNNNNNNNNNNNNNNNNNNNNNNNNNNNNNNNNaaaaaaatttaaatattttttttttttttttttttttttttttttttttttttgacacaatatatatttattttattttaatgatgaaaaatGAATCTACTCAAAAAGATAAATTCAACAACAttaaagaagaagaagGCGTGACCTTACCAAATGTACAATCGGATTATCATTATAGCTTTTTACAAAGGTATAGTATTGAGCTTAAAAAAGATTTACTAAATTGGTATTACAAATATAGACGAAAATTACCATGGAGAGGTGATGAACCCCCTTTTACAACCAGTGTTCAATTGTATGAGAACAAAAAACAAGTGGATATTAGATGTTTTTTTGGTAACCATAAAAGGGATgagataaaaataaaaaacagTAACTCAGATAATGTTAAAAATCATGAGAAAATAAAAGgtacaaaaattataaaaataaaaaaagaatataatgaGTTATCATTAGAAAGATGTAAAAGATTAAAAAAGGAAGATAAGGAtgaggaaaaaaaatataattcgTTGAGCGATTCATTAAAAAGTGAGAATATTAAATCATTAcatgataaaataaataataataataataataataatgatgatgatgtggttgataaaaataattgtaATATTTCTTTCCTAGTTCATAAAGAGGAAAAGAaacataattttataaataatctTATGTATGATAAAGAACATTTAAGTACCAAAGGGTATCAAATATACATTAGTGAAATTATGCTTCAACAAACTAAAGTACATACCgttttaaatttttatttaaaatggATGAATAAATggaataatatttttgatttAGCAAAATGTAATTTAGATGATGTATTAATTTTGTGGAAAGGATTGGGATATTATAACAGAGCTAAAAACCTTTTGGAATGTTGTAAAATTGTTgttgataaatataatggTATATTTCCAAATGATTTAAAATTGTTAAAAACACTACCTGGTATAGGTGATTATACTTCAAAAGCTATTTGTATACATCTATATAATAGGAAGGATATATGTATTgatacaaatattataagaatattttcTCGTATTACTGATActataaattattataattcaGGCGCATTATTAAAACATTGCGAAAAAGTTAGCGAAATATTATGTTCAGGGGAATCCAATTATTCTGACCTTAGTCAGGCATTAATGGATTTAGGCTCAAGTGTGTGCAACAATTCACCTGACTGTTCACAATGTccaataaataaatattgtatgatttatttaaaatcaaataaaaagaaacaacataatttatttaatacGAAACATCCAGAACATTGTAACTTATGTGTTAATGATCGAAATGTTGAAATTAAATATGTTCCTTTAGctaaaaggaaaaaaaaaaccgATAAAATATGTCTTGTTTTGTTAATAAAACAAGatgacaaaaaaaaaaaaaataatatgaataaaaatagcTGTACAAAAAAGctagaaaaaaaaaaaacagcTAGCCGTCAAATTAAGGAGTCCTATTTAGAAGATACATATATGATGATTAAAAACACTGACTCGAATTTATTTTCCATGCATTATTTATTTCCATTTATATTACTTGATACGTATGATAAGAATGATTGTGTGAAGGTAAAAGTAacataagaaaaaaaaaatatatatatatcaaatattGTGGCATTTTGTATGTGTAgtattttgtttttcaCATTATTAACTTGGAAAGGGTTTATctatttatcttttttcattgtctaattattataaattcatttttatattattttaacTCTGCAGCATTTTAATGATCTTTTAAAAAGCCTGAATGTGACAAATTCGGAAAAAGACCGTTACCtatatgtaattatatatatatatatatatatatatatttatgtatatttatagtGTTTATTGTACAAAACAATTAAGGCAtctttcatataattttataaattatgaaaatgtCTCATTCGagtttaatatatatatttatcttttacttttttttttagataAATAATTTCAAACACAAATTTTCTCATCTTACTTATCACACgcacatatatttatgtacTGTTTCCGATTGGGTAAAAGGAATTATGTAAATACcttgttttatatatttattaattgtaaacataaataaatttgtattatattattttattttttaggaaaatataactaaaaataatgaagaaagGAAATGGGTTATACTGAAAGATATCAGggtatttttttttttttttttttttaactgTTAAAATgcaattttatatataaatgataatgtACTATATTGATgtgatattatatatgNNNNNNNNNNNNNNNNNNNNNNNNNNNNNNNNNNNNNNNNNNNNNNNNNNNNNNNNNNNNNNNNNNNNNNNNNNNNNNNNNNNNNNNNNNNNNNNNNNNNNNNNNNNNNNNNNNNNNNNNNNNNNNNNNNNNNNNNNNNNNNNNNNNNNNNNNNNNNNNNNNNNNNNNNNNNNNNNNNNNNNNNNNNNNNNNNNNNNNNNNNNNNNNNNNNNNNNNNNNNNNNNNNNNNNNNNNNNNNNNNNNNNNNNNNNNNNNNNNNNNNNNNNNNNNNNNNNNNNNNNNNNNNNNNNNNNNNNNNNNNNNNNNNNNNNNNNNNNNNNNNNNNNNNNNNNNNNNNNNNNNNNNNNNNNNNNNNNNNNNNNNNNNNNNNNNNNNNNNNNNNNNNNNNNNNNNNNNNNNNAAcaaaggaaaaaaatacaaaatgaaaatatcAATGTACTATAtaattgaaaaatatattaaaccattaatatattttcaccttatcaaataaaataaaaaacaatatatttatatatatatatatatatatatatatatatttatttatttatttatttttttttttattttttttttatcatgGGAAATAAGCTCACGTGCGGAGAAATAAGGAACGACGGCGTGAGAGGATTAAAAAATGCATATAATTTCGAATTGAATAAGTCTAATATTTGTGTAGAAAATAGTACAACGTGTGACAATAGTTATGATGAAgagaattatttttatcgTTACGAAAATGTAAGCTATGTAGAAGAAGGagaagaaagaaaaagagAATATAGTGAAgatgaaataaaagaagaagtTGAAATTGTtgttgataataataataataataataataataataaaaatatgtataattacCATAATGAGATTaaggataaaaataaattagtgaaaaaaagagagaatcaatatatagataaaaagtatatgataaatgttaaaagaatattaatGTATATTAAAGAATATGAAGAGGATTTTTTATGCTtcttcaaaaaaaataatgcAACAAgtatcatatatttaaaatacaTTGTATTAAACTATAAGacatatattatgataatcGAGAAGGgtgttatatatataggagaagtaaatgaaaaaaatgagaaaaaCGGTTTAggtataataataacacCAGATCAATGTATCTACATAGGTGAATTTGAAGAAGATAAAATAACAGGCTTTGGATtgtatatacattattctaaaagtaaatatataggTTATTGGAGAAGAGGGAAAGCAAATAGATATggtatatttatacatcCTGATGGAACATTTTATAAAGGTTTTTGGTTAAAtgataaacaaaataagAACGGTATtgaatatgtatataataattatgtatatatagGTAATTATTGTAAAGGGGAAAAAAATGAGTTTGGTATTTTTGTATGGAATAATGAATGTATGTATATGGgcaatataaaaaataattatttttttaatagaggtatttatttttttaataaatataaaatctATATAGGTAAATGGAAATCAAATTGTGTAGATGGTAAATGTGAAATAATTTGGAAAGATAATAGACAATTTTTTGGATATCATttgaataatttaaaaCAAGGATtaggtatatataaatggGATGATGGAAGAATTTATTTTGGTAACTGGTTAAACAATAAACAACATGGTTCTGgtatctttattataattaaaaactttaaagaatatgaacattatatacaatatcctatttttcttttatttaaaaatacagaaaaaatcaaaaaaaattttcttcttaatctttcaaaagaaaatatatttcataaaggaaatattggtaaatattttcataaccttctaaataattatgataattataatttttataatttcttgtttaatttgttgtatattaatttttatgatttatGTTCTACGTTCtttgattatataaagaaaaaaaacataattCATTTTAAGACTAATcacaatttttataatataattaaagaTCATATATGTCTAATAGCAGATCATTATTTCAATAATAAAGTTAGTAATAACAAAATCGCACAAGCGgattcttctttttcttttcttctCACAGATACACATGATAGAGAAAAGAATAGAGATCAAAAGTATATTATgaatcataataattataataatcataataattataataatcataataattataataatcataataatcataataatcataataattataataatcataataattataataatcataataatcatatgGATGATTATCAAAAATATCCCTCTCcgaataatataaacatgAAAAACAACGAAAATGAAATGTTGATTCATAATACTAATAATCAAAAGTATAATACATTGTATAATCAAACGACAGGTTgtgataatgaaaaaataatcgttgataaacaaaaatatgaaaataataaaattttaaaaggCTATGAAAATGACCAAGGTCCAGAGCATCACAAAATAAGTAGCCCTACTACTCATCAGAAAATAAATAGGACGTCTAATGTATTACCATTCCAAGATATACAACGTTTAAtactttatataaattcaataaatttaaatgatatGAGTGAAAAGGACATAAATAAGCATAATCCCATATTTTCCTATGCTtctaaaaatattcttttgaAATATGGTAAATGGAAAAATGGGAAGCTCAAAAAATGGCTCTATGCTAGTGATGACAGTATAAGTGTTGTTAATAGGGATACcataaataatgatataaatgttttatCGTACAACGGAAAAAGTAAAGGCGGCAGAattaaacatttttttaagaataaGACTGGAGGTGATAGTAACAACAATATGGAAATAAACCATAAAGTTAacagtaataataatagtaatattaGTAGCAATATTAGTAGCAATATTAGTAGCAATATTAGTAGCAATATTAGTAGTAATATTAGTAGTAATATTAGTAGTAATATTAGTAGGAATATTAGTAGGAAGCATAACAGTTACTCTTTCTCATCCCCTTCGTCATCTTCCACAAAGAGCCTATACAAAacaatgaaaaaaaaaaaaaaaaaaaaaaaatgcattaatgaaaaaatatatgacCCAGCACATGGAATTCAAAAGGACATCAAAAGTAAAGGGCTAATTCCACagaatgataataataaatatatttatcataaaaaggaaaaaaaaaaagatatatcATATGATAATGATCACTATTGTTATCATAGTgatgaagatgataatatatatttgcatgatgaagaaaaaaaaaatattcatgTACCTcatgatataaaaaatatagaaaatgacaatatggaaaaatatataaaaccTCAAGGAATAAATCATAAATTCAGtaatgattataatttcAAACAACACCATTTATCCTTTATccataatataaaagaatacAATGATATACAACTACATGAAAACcgaaatataaaaaaatataaaaaaaaaaatgagaaaaaaaaaaaaaataaattaaacAATAAGTTGatgtattataaatattcatatattacAACTAGTACGAGTGATCATCGTATTTCAAACAAATCACCTAATTCGATATCTTCTTTGAATGTCAGTGTGAATAGTAGTATACAATCCTTAGAagataaaagaaaagataAAACGCACAACAGTACTAGGAATTATCTAAACGATAAACGTGTTGTCACAGATATTTCTTATAAGCATatacaaaaagaaaataaagaacAGACTGAAATAACGtatgttaataatatcatgaaagaaaatgaaaaacaccaaaatgatgatgaagatataaaaaatgtagaaaaaataaacagagtgaacaatataaatacgaaagaaaatataaaccAAATTAATAAGAACGAAAAAATGAATTCTTTTGAAAAAACTGGTGATAACAATATGACATATGTTAACTTGGAtgatatgaaaaaaaaaaacaaacaaaatgggataataaaaaaaaaaggaattataagacaaaataaaatgaatagAAAGGAAACAATCTCAAATGAAAGTCTTATGAATCAAATGGACACAgataaaagaaatttaacaaatacaagaaatacaaaaaattcTACCTTGccatataaatacaaaaattatgattTACCAAAAAAGGGTTTCTCATTAATCTGGAGTCTTAAAAAAAGTAGGAGAAATTCACCTTTATctacaaaagaaaaaattatgtatcaaaataatgatCAAAGTTGTGACGATcattatgataaaaaatatgttcaaaataatgaaataacAGATAatcaacaaaaaaaaaaaaccttTTTTAGAAACTTTCTAAGTgttaacaaaaaaaaaaaaaaaaaaaacacgCACTAAATAATTTGGTGTTatcaaaaattaaaaataaataaaaagactccatttatttattcctcacgttatatatatatatatatatatatatatggttatatttgtttattttgtttattttttttattttgtttattttttttattttgtttattttttttattttgtttattttgtttattttgtttattttttttattttttttattttttttttttttctattatttttggttcatttatttttattttatgcAACTAATTACATACACCCgtcaatatattttaaaaataataatttagacaaaatctttttttttttgaagttttttttttttttttaaataaattatttcataatatatattaattatatattatattatatatttatatataagttaaaataaaaaaaattagaatacaaaaaagtatgagaaatcaaaaaaataaaatttgaAAGCGCCTATGCAACAATATAGT of the Plasmodium reichenowi strain SY57 chromosome 11, whole genome shotgun sequence genome contains:
- a CDS encoding A/G-specific adenine glycosylase, putative, encoding MMKNESTQKDKFNNIKEEEGVTLPNVQSDYHYSFLQRYSIELKKDLLNWYYKYRRKLPWRGDEPPFTTSVQLYENKKQVDIRCFFGNHKRDEIKIKNSNSDNVKNHEKIKGTKIIKIKKEYNELSLERCKRLKKEDKDEEKKYNSLSDSLKSENIKSLHDKINNNNNNNNDDDVVDKNNCNISFLVHKEEKKHNFINNLMYDKEHLSTKGYQIYISEIMLQQTKVHTVLNFYLKWMNKWNNIFDLAKCNLDDVLILWKGLGYYNRAKNLLECCKIVVDKYNGIFPNDLKLLKTLPGIGDYTSKAICIHLYNRKDICIDTNIIRIFSRITDTINYYNSGALLKHCEKVSEILCSGESNYSDLSQALMDLGSSVCNNSPDCSQCPINKYCMIYLKSNKKKQHNLFNTKHPEHCNLCVNDRNVEIKYVPLAKRKKKTDKICLVLLIKQDDKKKKNNMNKNSCTKKLEKKKTASRQIKESYLEDTYMMIKNTDSNLFSMHYLFPFILLDTYDKNDCVKHFNDLLKSLNVTNSEKDRYLYINNFKHKFSHLTYHTHIYLCTVSDWENITKNNEERKWVILKDIR
- a CDS encoding phosphatidylinositol-4-phosphate 5-kinase, putative — encoded protein: MGNKLTCGEIRNDGVRGLKNAYNFELNKSNICVENSTTCDNSYDEENYFYRYENVSYVEEGEERKREYSEDEIKEEVEIVVDNNNNNNNNNKNMYNYHNEIKDKNKLVKKRENQYIDKKYMINVKRILMYIKEYEEDFLCFFKKNNATSIIYLKYIVLNYKTYIMIIEKGVIYIGEVNEKNEKNGLGIIITPDQCIYIGEFEEDKITGFGLYIHYSKSKYIGYWRRGKANRYGIFIHPDGTFYKGFWLNDKQNKNGIEYVYNNYVYIGNYCKGEKNEFGIFVWNNECMYMGNIKNNYFFNRGIYFFNKYKIYIGKWKSNCVDGKCEIIWKDNRQFFGYHLNNLKQGLGIYKWDDGRIYFGNWLNNKQHGSGIFIIIKNFKEYEHYIQYPIFLLFKNTEKIKKNFLLNLSKENIFHKGNIGKYFHNLLNNYDNYNFYNFLFNLLYINFYDLCSTFFDYIKKKNIIHFKTNHNFYNIIKDHICLIADHYFNNKVSNNKIAQADSSFSFLLTDTHDREKNRDQKYIMNHNNYNNHNNYNNHNNYNNHNNHNNHNNYNNHNNYNNHNNHMDDYQKYPSPNNINMKNNENEMLIHNTNNQKYNTLYNQTTGCDNEKIIVDKQKYENNKILKGYENDQGPEHHKISSPTTHQKINRTSNVLPFQDIQRLILYINSINLNDMSEKDINKHNPIFSYASKNILLKYGKWKNGKLKKWLYASDDSISVVNRDTINNDINVLSYNGKSKGGRIKHFFKNKTGGDSNNNMEINHKVNSNNNSNISSNISSNISSNISSNISSNISSNISSNISRNISRKHNSYSFSSPSSSSTKSLYKTMKKKKKKKKCINEKIYDPAHGIQKDIKSKGLIPQNDNNKYIYHKKEKKKDISYDNDHYCYHSDEDDNIYLHDEEKKNIHVPHDIKNIENDNMEKYIKPQGINHKFSNDYNFKQHHLSFIHNIKEYNDIQLHENRNIKKYKKKNEKKKKNKLNNKLMYYKYSYITTSTSDHRISNKSPNSISSLNVSVNSSIQSLEDKRKDKTHNSTRNYLNDKRVVTDISYKHIQKENKEQTEITYVNNIMKENEKHQNDDEDIKNVEKINRVNNINTKENINQINKNEKMNSFEKTGDNNMTYVNLDDMKKKNKQNGIIKKKGIIRQNKMNRKETISNESLMNQMDTDKRNLTNTRNTKNSTLPYKYKNYDLPKKGFSLIWSLKKSRRNSPLSTKEKIMYQNNDQSCDDHYDKKYVQNNEITDNQQKKKTFFRNFLSVNKKKKKKNTH
- a CDS encoding RNA methyltransferase, putative produces the protein MSNAEALNDNKNDEDEYKEKTLNLFDNDNFVLNNTDEEEYASNSYDNIEDDEDEELDNDEEGIEDSLSSDNMSYDDLASQHDDDKYNEEETFNEDETFNEDDNYNEENKYKDDEGSDEGYMKKIDGKSLGLTKRMKKIYINKKENIYHNQIGVYKNEKLMKNEDIEDRMKYLLILLNDTKKNNIKIERSTIINELLFYYTYYYEYSKEMIKYLYYIFDIKELYLFLEINNMPKEIHLRTNTLKITRNNLIKILKNQNVSVQEGESWNNVGITIKDVNTNVGSLNEYLYGYYIIQSSSSLIPVLELNIQEDDMVLDMCAAPGGKCTFMCTLKKNRGVVYANDINKLRCKAIEAHASRMGINNLIVTCIDALKIQKHLTFQFDKILLDAPCSGTGVVNKNKTARRKTIKEIRDLAQKQKILLNNAINLLKNGGIIVYSTCSISVEENEQVINYILKKRDVNLLPTHINIGDPGITQYRKKQFSSKISLCKRIYLHKHNHDNFFIAKLIKRSDAVFTNKDNNSNKKKKNKDKGKKKKKQQNDNLNNISETNLNQQPNLTNHQNVEINKNNKLTNKKKEKKKKKKKKKENINKHKNEKEQQTLNVPKKKEHFKINNKEINKKNKKYKKDKEGKKEKKNKKNKKDIKNKV